In the genome of Rhodamnia argentea isolate NSW1041297 chromosome 3, ASM2092103v1, whole genome shotgun sequence, one region contains:
- the LOC115756652 gene encoding disease resistance protein L6-like, which yields MPPVKIGGENMLWMHKMLKRLSRTMHQKGTNYPESRSRRYMNVTDLEEFNEKEGKEEVEALCFDLKTRHSPTFNETVFKSMPNIVFLKLDRASMTGNFANVFPKLRWLRWQGCPRDFKAAEFILTKLVILDLSWNKVTDDWGGWRLMKVVFYLQL from the exons ATGCCCCCAGTGAAAATCGGAGGAGAAAACATGCTGTGGATGCATAAAATGCTGAAGCGCCTCAGCAGAACTATGCATCAAAAAGGAACTAACTATCCTGAAAGTCGCAGTAGACGGTACATGAATGTTACAGACCTGGAAGAATTCAACGAGAAAGAG GGAAAGGAAGAGGTGGAAGCCCTTTGCTTTGACTTAAAAACCCGTCATTCCCCTACATTCAACGAAACCGTTTTCAAGAGCATGCCAAACATAGTGTTCTTGAAATTGGATCGCGCAAGTATGACTGGAAATTTCGCAAATGTGTTTCCAAAGTTGAGGTGGCTTCGTTGGCAAGGGTGCCCGAGGGATTTCAAAGCAGCAGAGTTTATTCTGACAAAACTAGTCATTCTTGATCTTTCATGGAACAAGGTCACCGATGACTGGGGAGGTTGGAGGTTGATGAAGGTGGTTTTCTATTTACAGCTCTAA